Proteins from a single region of Ziziphus jujuba cultivar Dongzao chromosome 1, ASM3175591v1:
- the LOC107411449 gene encoding uncharacterized protein LOC107411449 isoform X2: protein MYAVSIIPSFATIRTKRAHPIRAMRAVVQRVASASVQVEGRTVSEIGPGLVVLVGLHESDSESDAEFMKVLNMRLFPNESTGRGWDQNVMQKKYEVLLVSQFTLYGFLKGNKPDFHVAMPPQKAKPFYASLVDRFKQSYNPDTIKDGVFGAMMKVSLVNDGPVTMQLDSQSPKNTNDGENS from the exons ATGTACGCGGTGTCCATTATCCCCTCATTCGCGACCATACGCACCAAGCGAGCGCACCCAATCAGAGCAATGCGAGCCGTGGTCCAGCGAGTTGCCTCTGCCAGCGTCCAG GTCGAAGGGCGCACTGTCTCCGAGATTGGGCCCGGCCTAGTGGTCCTCGTCGGCCTCCACGAGTCCGACTCCGAATCCGATGCCGAGTTCAT GAAGGTGTTGAATATGAGATTATTCCCAAATGAAAGTACTGGTAGAGGATGGGACCAAAAC GTAATGCAGAAGAAATATGAAGTTCTACTAG TGAGTCAGTTTACATTGTACGGATTTTTGAAGGGTAACAAGCCGGATTTTCATGTGGCGATGCCACCCCAGAAAGCAAAGCCCTTTTATGCTTCTTTAGTTGATAGGTTTAAGCAATCCTACAATCCAGACACAATAAAAG ATGGCGTCTTTGGAGCAATGATGAAG GTCAGTTTGGTTAACGATGGACCAGTCACAATGCAGCTTGACTCGCAATCACCCAA GAATACAAATGACGGAGAAAATTCATAG
- the LOC107411439 gene encoding peroxidase 19 yields MSVLSFSSSSSSSSSFTSLSLSLLFILHIYTSFCLAKSINTTRPHRKLSAEYYSKSCPQLEKLVSSITTQQFKAAPVSGPATIRLFFHDCFVEGCDGSILIESKAGSKMLAEKDAAVNKDLRVEGFDSVKKAKALVESKCPGVVSCADILAIAARDYVHLAGGPYYQVKKGRWDGKISMAARAESNIPQANFTVDQLLKLFNSKGLALEDLVVLSGAHTFGFAHCHNFVSRLYDYKGSKKPDPAIDLRLLKALRMSCPQHGGNADIVAPFDVTTPFSFDHAYYGNLEAKLGLLASDQALFLDPRTRPLVQTLAKDKQKFFQAFAMAMDKMGSIGVKRGRKHGEKRKDCTRHM; encoded by the exons ATGTctgtcctttctttttcttcttcatcatcatcttcttcttcattcactAGTTTGTCACTTTCCCTGCTGTTTATCCTCCACATATATACTTCGTTTTGCTTAGCCAAATCCATTAACACTACTCGTCCACACCGCAAACTCTCCGCTGAGTACTACTCCAAATCATGCCCTCAACTTGAAAAATTGGTCTCCTCCATCACAACCCAACAGTTCAAAGCAGCACCTGTTTCAGGACCAGCAACCATCCGGCTTTTCTTCCATGACTGCTTTGTAGAA GGCTGTGATGGATCTATTCTAATAGAATCGAAGGCTGGAAGCAAAATGTTAGCAGAGAAGGATGCAGCAGTTAACAAGGACCTGAGAGTGGAAGGATTTGATAGTGTAAAGAAGGCAAAAGCTTTAGTGGAGAGCAAGTGTCCTGGTGTTGTGTCTTGTGCTGACATTCTTGCTATTGCAGCCAGGGACTATGTCCACTTG GCAGGGGGTCCATACTATCAAGTTAAGAAAGGAAGGTGGGATGGAAAAATATCAATGGCAGCAAGAGCTGAGTCCAACATTCCCCAAGCAAATTTCACCGTTGATCAGCTCCTCAAACTCTTCAATTCAAAAGGGCTAGCACTTGAAGACCTTGTTGTTCTTTCTGGTGCACATACATTTGGTTTTGCCCACTGTCACAACTTTGTTAGCAGGCTCTATGACTACAAGGGCAGCAAGAAACCCGACCCGGCAATCGATCTGAGACTACTAAAGGCACTGAGAATGTCATGCCCACAACATGGTGGAAATGCAGACATTGTTGCACCATTTGATGTTACTACACCATTCTCCTTTGATCATGCCTATTATGGAAACTTGGAGGCTAAATTGGGGTTGTTAGCCTCTGATCAAGCCCTCTTTTTAGACCCAAGGACTAGGCCATTGGTTCAAACTTTAGCAAAGGATAAGCAAAAGTTTTTTCAAGCTTTTGCAATGGCTATGGATAAAATGGGCTCTATAGGTGTCAAAAGGGGTAGAAAACATGgagagaaaaggaaagattgtaCCAGGCACATGTGA
- the LOC107410621 gene encoding E3 ubiquitin-protein ligase At1g63170 has protein sequence MDSSNRPLSYQADVNSPLLGYSAADNLLRSRRFVRRPTQHLRGAARLLRRASGRRMMLREPSVRVRETAAEQLEERQSDWAYSKPVVVLDVLWNAAFVGVGIAVLCLSADEEPSVPLRLWISGYALQCVFHMVCVAVEYKRRQRDESTGVVESEEEASRGARGWESGGGALNSGSGSDGEEYASEEGQEDDNGTSIAKHLESANTMFSFMWWMLGFYWVSACGEDLQRDSPQLYWLCIIFLALDVVFVVLCIAVAGLVGIAVCCFLPCIIAILYVVTDQEGATREEIDQVPKFKYRKISDVEKVNGELQESIGGIMTECDTDRPNERVLPQEDAECCICLSEYEDGTELRELPCHHHFHCTCIDKWLQINATCPLCKFNILKASNQIGREVV, from the exons ATGGACAGCTCCAATCGACCGCTTTCTTATCAGGCCGATGTTAATTCACCACTCCTCGGCTACTCTGCAGCTGACAACCTCCTTCGGAGCCGCCGGTTCGTGCGCCGTCCCACTCAGCATCTGCGCGGCGCTGCTCGGTTACTCCGCCGCGCTAGTGGCCGCCGCATGATGCTCCGGGAACCCTCTGTTCGGGTCCGAGAGACTGCGGCCGAGCAGCTGGAGGAGCGCCAGAGCGACTGGGCCTACTCGAAGCCCGTGGTGGTTCTGGACGTGCTGTGGAACGCTGCTTTTGTGGGGGTTGGGATCGCTGTGCTGTGTTTGAGTGCCGATGAAGAGCCCTCGGTGCCGCTGAGGCTTTGGATTTCTGGGTACGCGTTGCAGTGCGTGTTCCACATGGTGTGTGTGGCTGTGGAATACAAGCGCCGGCAACGAGACGAGTCTACTGGGGTGGTCGAGTCGGAGGAGGAGGCGAGTCGTGGTGCTCGTGGGTGGGAAAGTGGTGGTGGCGCTTTGAATTCTGGGTCTGGGAGTGACGGAGAAGAATATGCGTCTGAGGAGGGTCAGGAGGACGATAATGGAACCAG TATTGCAAAACACCTCGAGTCTGCAAACACGATGTTTTCATTTATGTGGTGGATGCTTGGGTTCTACTGGGTGAGTGCTTGCGGTGAAGATTTGCAACGTGATTCGCCGCAGCTATACTG GctttgtattatttttcttgCTCTGGATGTGGTCTTTGTCGTGTTGTGCATTGCTGTCGCAGGCTTAGTTGGTATTGCCGTCTGCTGCTTTCTTCCGTGCATAATTGCAATCTTATATGTGGTAACAGATCAG GAAGGAGCAACAAGAGAAGAGATTGATCAAGTGCCAAAATTCAAGTATCGCAAGATATCCGATGTGGAAAAAGTTAATGGAGAGTTGCAAGAATCTATTGGAGGAATAATGACTGAATGTGACACTGATAGGCCCAATGAACGTGTTCTTCCTCAAGAAGATGCT GAGTGCTGCATCTGCTTGTCTGAATATGAAGATGGCACTGAACTACGTGAACTTCCATGCCATCACCATTTCCACTGCACCTGCATAGACAAGTGGTTACAAATCAATGCCACCTGCCCCCTGTGCAAGTTCAACATTTTAAAAGCCAGCAATCAAATTGGCAGGGAAGTGGTATAG
- the LOC107411374 gene encoding apoptosis inhibitor 5-like protein API5 produces MSEPSDENNHIEKLYEFGERLNDSKDKSQNLKDYQGIIDAAKTSIKAKQLAAQLIPRFFKFFPGLSGLAMDTHLDLIEEEELGVRVQAIRGLPLFCKDTPEHIAKIVDILVQLLAADEFVERDAVHKALMALLRQDVKASLTALFKHIASVDEPSTDEFIREKVLSFIRDKVFPIKAELLKPQEEMERHITDLIKKSIEDVTGSEFRMFMDFLKSLSIFGEKAPPERMKELIGIIEGQADLDAQFNVEDADHIDRLISCLYMALPFVVRGASSSKFLNYINKHIIPVFDKLPEERKLDLLKALAEISPYTTPPDSRQILPSVVQLLKKYMPRRKTGDEMNFTYVECLLYTFHHLAHKVPNATNSLCGYKIVTGQPSDRLGEDFSELYKDFTERLSNVEELTRATMKKLTQGMAEHNKAMAAAKSDEAKGSIKTQKQNTTTGLRTCNNILAMTKPLHSKTPSFIGDKSVNLSWKEATKPLVPSTTTAVGGKRPGNPANGSGNFPSKKGRGGGGLQNQLVNRALEGLSQGGRGGPRGRGRGWGGRGRGRGYR; encoded by the exons ATGTCAGAACCTTCCGACGAGAACAACCACATCGAGAAGCTCTACGAGTTCGGCGAGCGTCTCAACGACTCCAAGGACAAGTCCCAG AATTTGAAGGACTACCAAGGGATTATCGATGCCGCCAAGACCAGCATCAAGGCCAAGCAATTGGCTGCCCAGCTCATTCCCAGgttcttcaagttcttcccTGGCCTTTCGGGCCTCGCCATGGACACCCACCTTGATTTGATTGAGGAAGAAGAGCTCGGG GTTCGGGTGCAAGCTATTCGGGGTCTCCCCCTTTTCTGTAAGGACACACCAGAACATATTGCGAAGATTGTGGACATTCTTGTGCAACTGCTTGCAGCTG ATGAATTTGTGGAGCGTGATGCTGTCCATAAAGCTCTTATGGCCCTCTTGAGGCAGGATGTGAAAG CTTCTCTGACAGCCTTATTTAAGCACATTGCAAGTGTTGATGAACCAAGCACCGATGAATTTATACGGGAGAAAGTGTTAAGTTTTATAAGAGATAAG GTATTTCCTATTAAAGCTGAGCTCTTGAAGCCTCAGGAGGAAATGGAAAGGCACATTACTGATTTGATAAAAAAG AGTATCGAAGACGTAACTGGATCGGAATTTAGAATGTTCATGGATTTCTTGAAAAGTTTGAGCATATTTGGAGAGAAAGCTCCTCCAGAACGAATGAAAGAACTAATTGGAATTATTGAAGGGCAAGCTGACTTAGATGCACAGTTCAAT GTTGAAGATGCAGACCACATAGACAGACTGATATCTTGCCTCTACATGGCCCTTCCATTTGTTGTG AGAGGTGCATCAAGCAGCAAGTTCCTTAACTATATCAATAAACACATAATACCTGTTTTTGATAAG TTACCTGAGGAACGGAAGCTGGATTTGCTTAAAGCCCTTGCAGAAATTTCGCCTTACACAACGCCACCGGATTCACGGCAGATTCTCCCTTCTGTTGTTCAGCTGTTAAAG AAGTACATGCCTCGGAGGAAAACTGGAGACGAGATGAACTTTACTTATGTTGAATGCTTGTTGTACACGTTTCATCATCTTGCTCACAAG GTTCCGAATGCCACAAATAGTTTGTGTGGTTACAAAATAGTTACTGGCCAACCATCAGATAGGCTTGGGGAAGACTTTTCAGAATTGTATAAAGACTTCACTGAAAG GTTGAGTAATGTGGAGGAGCTAACTAGAGCCACCATGAAGAAGTTAACACAGGGAATGGCCGAACACAATAAAGCAATGGCAGCTGCCAAATCTGATGAAGCAAAGGGTAGCATT AAAACTCAGAAGCAGAACACTACTACTGGATTGCGCACCTGCAATAACATTTTGGCAATGACGAAG CCATTACATTCGAAAACACCTTCATTTATTGGAGATAAGAGTGTCAATCTGTCTTGGAAAGAAGCAACAAAACCTCTCGTGCCCTCCACTACCACTGCTGTCGG AGGTAAGCGACCTGGAAACCCAGCTAATGGATCTGGCAACTTCCCTTCAAAGAAGGGCCGTGGAGGTGGTggtttacaaaatcagcttgtTAATAGGGCATTGGAAGGCTTATCTCAAGGTGGGAGAGGTGGACCAAGGGGCAGAGGCAGAGGGTGGGGTGGACGCGGAAGAGGAAGGGGTTACCGGTAA
- the LOC107411449 gene encoding uncharacterized protein LOC107411449 isoform X1, which produces MYAVSIIPSFATIRTKRAHPIRAMRAVVQRVASASVQVEGRTVSEIGPGLVVLVGLHESDSESDAEFICRKVLNMRLFPNESTGRGWDQNVMQKKYEVLLVSQFTLYGFLKGNKPDFHVAMPPQKAKPFYASLVDRFKQSYNPDTIKDGVFGAMMKVSLVNDGPVTMQLDSQSPKNTNDGENS; this is translated from the exons ATGTACGCGGTGTCCATTATCCCCTCATTCGCGACCATACGCACCAAGCGAGCGCACCCAATCAGAGCAATGCGAGCCGTGGTCCAGCGAGTTGCCTCTGCCAGCGTCCAG GTCGAAGGGCGCACTGTCTCCGAGATTGGGCCCGGCCTAGTGGTCCTCGTCGGCCTCCACGAGTCCGACTCCGAATCCGATGCCGAGTTCAT ATGCAGGAAGGTGTTGAATATGAGATTATTCCCAAATGAAAGTACTGGTAGAGGATGGGACCAAAAC GTAATGCAGAAGAAATATGAAGTTCTACTAG TGAGTCAGTTTACATTGTACGGATTTTTGAAGGGTAACAAGCCGGATTTTCATGTGGCGATGCCACCCCAGAAAGCAAAGCCCTTTTATGCTTCTTTAGTTGATAGGTTTAAGCAATCCTACAATCCAGACACAATAAAAG ATGGCGTCTTTGGAGCAATGATGAAG GTCAGTTTGGTTAACGATGGACCAGTCACAATGCAGCTTGACTCGCAATCACCCAA GAATACAAATGACGGAGAAAATTCATAG
- the LOC107411449 gene encoding uncharacterized protein LOC107411449 isoform X3 produces MYAVSIIPSFATIRTKRAHPIRAMRAVVQRVASASVQVEGRTVSEIGPGLVVLVGLHESDSESDAEFICRKVLNMRLFPNESTGRGWDQNVMQKKYEVLLVSQFTLYGFLKGNKPDFHVAMPPQKAKPFYASLVDRFKQSYNPDTIKALPKSSFCAV; encoded by the exons ATGTACGCGGTGTCCATTATCCCCTCATTCGCGACCATACGCACCAAGCGAGCGCACCCAATCAGAGCAATGCGAGCCGTGGTCCAGCGAGTTGCCTCTGCCAGCGTCCAG GTCGAAGGGCGCACTGTCTCCGAGATTGGGCCCGGCCTAGTGGTCCTCGTCGGCCTCCACGAGTCCGACTCCGAATCCGATGCCGAGTTCAT ATGCAGGAAGGTGTTGAATATGAGATTATTCCCAAATGAAAGTACTGGTAGAGGATGGGACCAAAAC GTAATGCAGAAGAAATATGAAGTTCTACTAG TGAGTCAGTTTACATTGTACGGATTTTTGAAGGGTAACAAGCCGGATTTTCATGTGGCGATGCCACCCCAGAAAGCAAAGCCCTTTTATGCTTCTTTAGTTGATAGGTTTAAGCAATCCTACAATCCAGACACAATAAAAG CTCTTCCTAAATCTTCATTCTGTGCTGTGTAG
- the LOC107410834 gene encoding uncharacterized protein LOC107410834, which produces MQRVSRIITLSAPNLLTYASSTCTIARLSFTTLSVRPNIQNLQERAIPGDFLRWGSLGFIRNSRFATGFSPLQPKPLDSIMDFERAKDRSPEDLASIWDDYHLGRGHIGATMKANLYNLLEQRAASCRYFVIPLWRGSGYVTIFLQVQMPHMILTGLEDYKARGTQASPYFTITYYKEFAETKNLVLIRGDIVFTSKLSDSEAKWLLETAQSFYLNDVRYKLVERFNKETHDFEFKDVLQALEIPTL; this is translated from the exons ATGCAAAGAGTCTCGAGGATCATAACCTTATCAGCACCAAATCTCCTCACCTATGCTTCATCTACATGTACTATCGCAAGGCTGTCTTTTACAACTTTGTCTGTGCGACCGAACATTCAAAACCTGCAAGAGAGAGCAATTCCGGGCGACTTTCTGAGATGGGGTTCGCTTGGTTTCATCAGAAATTCAAGATTCGCCACTGGCTTTTCGCCGTTGCAGCCCAAGCCGTTGGACTCGATTATGGATTTCGAGAGGGCTAAGGATCGTTCGCCGGAGGACCTTGCTTCGATTTGGGATGAC TACCACTTGGGACGAGGTCACATTGGTGCAACAATGAAGGCAAACCTTTATAACTTGTTGGAGCAGAGAGCAGCATCTTG CCGGTATTTTGTGATTCCCTTGTGGAGAGGAAGTGGTTATGTAACAATCTTTCTTCAAG TGCAGATGCCACACATGATTCTCACAGGTCTTGAAGATTACAAGGCTAGGGGAACCCAAGCGTCTCCCTACTTCACCATAACTTACTACAAAGAATTTGCAGAAACCAAGAACCTGGTGCTTATCCGTGGAGACATTGTGTTCACCAGCAAACTCAGCGACTCAGAGGCAAAATGGCTCTTGGAGACTGCTCAGTCATTTTATTTGAACGATGTGAGATACAAGTTGGTTGAAAGATTCAACAAAGAAACTCATGATTTCGAGTTCAAGGATGTCTTGCAAGCATTGGAAATACCCACTTTATGA